Within Triticum dicoccoides isolate Atlit2015 ecotype Zavitan chromosome 1B, WEW_v2.0, whole genome shotgun sequence, the genomic segment CTTGCAAGCTAGGACACAAACATCAAAATCCTCTGCAGTTGGAAATGCTTCTGGATATCAGGGTCGTTGTAGGTGAGTGTGCCAAGGTGGTCATGCCTAACCCACTCATTCCAACATTGAGAAAGACGATGAGACAGTTAGTGACAGGTTGACCAGTTAAGAAGAGTTTGTCGAATGTCACGCTTCTCTTAATCTCTTGATTGGCCTATAATGTTCTCTGGGTCAACAATGACAGAATCTGTTTACCGCCACTGCTTGGGTGCCGGCCCTTGTTCCCATATTTAAACACAAAGGCATTCATGCTATGGAATATAAAACGGCTGTGATTGGAAAGAGCTTTTATCACATCAAAGCCGGCCTCGAAGTAGTGTCCACAAAAACCACGTACTTGAACTCGTCGAAGACTGACTTCATTCTCCTTGTAAGCCACCATGAAATCCTTGAGCTAGGCCTTGATCCCTTCTCTGTGGGCTGCTGCCTTCTCGGCCTCGGTGATGACTCCAGGATGACTGGGAGCAGCTTCACTTCAGGATCTTGTGCTGTGTCCCCATGCCCTTCATCACCTCGTACCAGTCTAGGATGTAGCTGGAAACCTTCTCCTTCACCATGGCCACCAGCAGCCCAACCACCATGGTTTGCAGGAAGAATGGAATGTTGTCTGGACATGATGTTGTCTGCGTGTCACAGACTGCCTGCATGTGCAGATGAAAGTAAATTTGCTCAGAAAGTATAAGAAATAACCTCATGGTACATGTAAAATTTCTTCGATTGCAGTTCATATAAATATCCTGAGAGGTTTAGGCTTTCGATGAATAGTTGCCCATTTCAAAAGCATCCCTGTTCAATAAGAACGGTGCCATCCCCTTCCTTACCAATCATTTTCTGTCATACCCTCACCATCATCAGTGGTGATGACAGACCACGAGTCGCCTGTCCCCGAAGATCCAGCTGGTGGACTGGCGGCCAAAGCCGGATCGAGCAGGCAGACCAAGCAAGGACTGGCGAGATTCGCAAGTCGGATGGCTCTGTAAGCTGGTGTTGTGGACCGTGAGCCCACATGTAAGAGTGTGGTTACGTGTGTGATACAAGGGGCATCTTGGTCATACCTTTACTTACATCATGCGGAGAAATAGCTGAATCTTCAATACGAAGTAAAGCAGAAAGAAATCATACTGCAAATACTTTTCTCGCATGTATGCAACAAGCTAAAACAGTGGAACTGACAACATAAAGTACATGAGACTCTGGCACGAGCTCCTGAATCTGCTAACTCAACATAGCATCGGCAACCTCAAAGGCTCAAACATCCATTCTTCCAGGCCCCGTTTGCCCTGACATATAAAACAGATTCTCAACATAGCATCAGCAACCTCAAACATCAGTGAGCATTACATAACTAAATATGTATTCATATGAAGAAAAGTGAACGTGTTAGAGATTTTACAAAATCTCAAGATTGTGTACCTTCCCCAAAATCGCCATCAGAAGTCGTTACCCCTAATATTCCATAGAAAATTACTTTGAATATGCAGTGCAAAAATCAATCAGATAAAACCCAACAAATCAAAAAAAGAATTCATAGAGGCTCCTATGTTTTCTCAATCGCTATCAGAAGTAATTACCCCTAAAATAGTAACCAGTCATGTTAGACTAATTGTCTGCCTTTCCTCACCCCATCCAAGATTAAAAGATTCATAGACATGTCACTTTCATGTGATCCGGACGCACCGCAAAATGAACTCAATTATACAAGTAGGCAGTTTGGTTTCTCATACAGTTGTTCTGGCAGGAGAGCTTTCGCAAGCAATAACATAACTGTGCTTTCTTAGGAGTTAGTCTCATAGGCAGCATATCAAATTATCGACTAGTCAACCAAATCCATCGAAAAATTGATACTTTGCTGGGAGCAACTTAATATCCTCCAGATGTTTCCCTTTCCTTGAAAAGAGAgacaacatcaatgaggtagttgaCGCTTCAAGTGAGATACTCTTCCCATCAACTTTAGACAAATAATTTCCAGCCTTAGCTATCTCACCTTTTTCCAACAACATTCTGATGATATCATTTATAAGACGGGAACTGGGAACGATACCACTGTTGTCCATTGATGAAAACATATTGTCAGCATCTTCCACTGCTCCGTCTTTTAGAAGATTTCTTATCATTACTGCATAAGTAGATTCATTGGGCACCAACCCACTAGCTGGTATTGCAGCAAACAAATCCTTAGCTTCTTCTTTTCTTTGAACCTTGTACATTGCATTAATCATGGTATTGAGTGTTTCAATATTGAACTTCACATTCATTGCTCGTAATTTCTGGAACAGTGCAATCGCTTCGTCTACACAATTAGTTTGACAAAGACCTCCAAGTATTATATTGTATGTGGAAATGCGCACTGTTGCTCCACTTTCAATCATCTCATGGAACATTTTCATTGCAGCAACAGTTCTCCCAGCACGAAACAACCCACCCAACATGATGCCATATGTAACAGTGTTAGGTTTAATTCTCTTACATGGCATTTCTCTAAAAAAAGTCAAAGCATCATCAATCCTTCTGTTTTTAAAATAGCCATCAAGAAGTGCACTATAAGTAACAACATCAGGCTCAACACCAACTGATTCCATGACATCAAGTATTTTGAATGCTGTATCCATCTTCCCAACTAAGCAATATCCGTCAATCAGTGAATTAAATGTAATGACATCAGGCCTCTCACCTATGCCTATAGCCAAGTCAAAGACAGCATGTGCATCCATAACCCTTCCTTCTTTGCACAGACTGTTTATTACTGAACTGAAGAAAACAATGTTAGGACGAGGAATACCTTTGTTCATCATATCAAACATCAGCTCCTTAGCTTTAACCAAGCCACCATGCATAAGACAACCCTGAATTAGGGAGTGATAAACAGCTGTGTTTGGCTGAATTCCCATGGCAATCATCTGATTAAATTTGTCCATAGAATCAGTCAACCTACCCATCCTGGAAAGTGCAGCTATTACAGTGGAATATGTGACTACATTGGGACTCACTCCTTTTTCCCACATTTCTGTAAATATCAGCATAGCTTCATCCGTCATTCCACATTTAGCATATCCATTAATTAATATGTTGAAAACATAGCAGTTGGCAGCAATACCGTTTCTTTCCATTGAATTAAAGAGATCAATCATATCAGCAAAGCATCCTTCATTGGCATACCCATGAAGCAAAATACAGTAGGAGATGACATCTCTGTGCCCTTTGGCAGTCATGGCATCAAAAAATTCTGCACCTTCTTTGCTTCTTCCATGCTTACAAAGGTAAGTCATTAAGGAGTTGCAAGTAGAAATATCTGGTATAAGGCCCCGGCTTTTCATTTCTCTAAACAATTTAACAGCCTCTTTCCACCTCCCAGATGTGGAATATCCATGGATCATGCAATTATATGTCACATTATCGGGTTGAACACCTTTGTTAACCATCTGCTGAAGCACTAGCTCTGTCTTGTCCATTGCTCTGGCCTTGCACAATGCATCAATGATTGAACTATATGTCCACACATTGGGCTCAACACCTTGATGCATCATTTCATGGAACAGATTGCATGCCTTGCCTGTTTCACCTTCCTTAAAGAAGCCATGGATGACTGTGCTATACGCCACCACGTCAGGGGGGCAGCCACCTCCTTCTTTCGCCATCATATGGAGCAGGTCGAGCGCCTGCTGGCTCATGCCATTGTCGCATAAGCTCTTGAGAACAATGTTGTATGAGAAGGTATCAGGCACACAGCCGAGCTTGGACATCCTATGAAGCAGCACGTTCACAGCCTCATCCGTCCGTTTCGCGTGGCAGAGACACTTAAGGAGGGTGTTGGCGACTATCAGGTCAGCCTTCAGGCCCGTCCTGAGGAGGCGCCCGAAGAAGGCTAGCCCTAGGTCCGGGCAATGCGCACGACAGCAGCAGTTCATGAGAATGCCGTACGAGAAGATTGTGGGCGGTGCCACCCGCGCGCCGGATTCATCCCGGCAGACGAGGTTGAAGAGAGCGAGGGCGAGGGCGGGACCATCTCTGCAGGCTTCGGAGGCGTGCGCACGGGCGAGGGCGGCAAGGAAGCCGTCGAGGGAGCGCTTGGGGACCGGGGTGGCCCGCCGTAGCAATTCGTCGAACAGGTTGTGTGCGTCTTCCCAGCTGAAATTCCCGGCGCGGACGCGCTCCGTGGCCGCAGCAAAGGCGGCGTGGGGAGACCAGGCACGCGAGGGTCGCGAGGGCCGCGCGGTGGAGGAGAagaggcggcggtggaggtggaggtggatgaGAGACATCGGCGTGGTGATGTTGTGGTACTGGTGGAGGTGGAGGTTGAGGCGGAGGCGGGGAGCCGCAGAGGTAAAGCTGGAGGAGTGGCGGAGGCCGTACTCCGGCTAGGTGCAggagggggcggggcggcgacggaggtGGGTTCGGATGCGGCGGAGCATCGGCGTCGGGAATGGCCGTCTACTGGAGTTCGTGGACATCGGCGTGGGGAGACCAGGAGTGAGAGAGCCTTTTTTCCTTTGACGGGAGTGGAGACGAGTGTTTCGCTAATTTCAGTCAGTTGGCAAAAAGGCGACTACGCCGGCGCGCCGGCCCAATAGTTGGGCCCGTCACGTCCCAGCCATCCGATGCAGCACAGCACAGCCGTTTGATCTGGCTTCCGCATTATAGCTgaccaaacgggccggcccggcccggcacggcacggcccatcCTAATCGTGCCTGGCACGGTCTGGCCCGCCAAGGCACGATTATtatacgggccgtgccgtgccggcccgcgtgctgcAGCCTGCACCCCAGGCACGGCCCATATGCTAATCGGGCCGGCCCACCGGCACGCTAGACCCGCTAATCTGCCTCCTATTTCGCGCACTGGGCGTTTTTAGCCTATTTTTATCTGTTGAGCCACATTAggatacataaaaaataaaaaaaagataatcgggtcgtgccgtgccggcccgcgtgctcggccttcaggcccaggcacggcccttGGCGTGCCACATGCCGGGCCTGGCCCGTTTAGGACGTGACGTGCCGTGCCAGGCCCGTGTCGTGCCGATCGTGCTACCGGGCCGGCCCACCTATCCAGGCCCGTTTGGCCACCTATATTCTGCATCCTTTTCTTCCCCCGTCCctcgccttcctcttcttcccgagCGACACGGCCGCCCCCAGGACCGCGTTGATTACCCCGCGCCAATTACCCCCAGCGGGACGACCGGCCTCCAAGCTCACAATGCCCCGCCGTCTACAGTCGCCGCTCACCCCTCGTCGGTGCTGCCCCCGCCTGCCTCCCTGCTGATTCAATGGCGACGACGCTGTGGTTCGCATCCAAAAAGACGGTTGTAGCAAAAAAGGCACTGGTTCTAGCAAATTAAAAATACAGTGGTAGCAAATAATGCAAATTGGACTTTGTTCCAGCAAATCAAAAAATGCCGGTGGTAGCAAAAAATGAAGCTCGCTCCAGCAAACTAAAATACCGGTGGTAGCAATTACAAAATTGGGGGCTGGTTCAAGCAAACCCAAAAATCGGTGGTAGCAAAAACTTgtgatggttccagcaaaaaaattaaCGCTAGTAACAAAAATGCGAAATTGGGCGATGGATGCAGCTTTGCCAGCCGTGGATGTAGTTTTGTCAGCCATGGATGTAGCTTTGCCAGCAAATGGATGCAACACCTTCGTCGAGCGGTTCCAGCACCTCACCCAGCTCTGACGACAGGGGATGCAGCTTCCCCGGCAACGGATGCAACACCTCTGCCAGCCGGTTCCAACACCTCCACCATGTCGTCACAGCGCCGCCGTCGACGGATGCATCTTCACCGGCGACGGATGTAGCATCTCCGTCATGCCGTCGTAGCACCTCTACTGGGCGGTTCCAACACCTCCGTCCACTCCTCATGGTGGGCGCCATCTCCAGCCTCGCGGGATACAGGCGTCCGACCTCATCGAGGGGGAGGATGAGGAGATTGACGGCCATGGCTTTCATGACTTGCAAGTAGTCCATGGCCTCCCTTTGCAACGTCGCTTGGAAAAAATGATGGCTGCTGGCACCCCCCGCCCCCCTCCCTGACCCGTGGTGGTGGCTGGCCGAGTGGAGTTCGTCGGAGAGGACTAGAAAGGAGAGAGAAGGGGATGGGGATTCGATGCGGGTGGAAAGAATGAATGGCTAAGAGTGTTTCCTGTAGAGATAAGGAAAAGATGAGGGATAGAGCAGCGGTGGCTGGTGGGCCAAGTCTGCCGCATGGCGAGCACCCGTGAGACCGGGGCGCGACTCGACCGGTGCCCCTGAggcaaatatgccctaaaggcaataataaagttattatttatttccttatatcatgataaatgtttattattcatgctagaattgtattaaccggaaacataatacatgtgtgaatacatagacaaacagagtgtcactagtatgcctctacttgactagctcattaatcaaagatggttatgtttcctagccatggacaaagagttgtcatttgattgacgggatcacatcattaggagaatgatgtgatttacttgacccattccgttagcttagcacttgatcgtttagtttgttgctattgctttcttcatgacttatacatgttcctataactatgagattatgcaactcacgtttaccggaggaacactttgtgtgctaccaaacatcacaacgtaactgggtgattataaaggagctctacaggtgtctccgaaggtacatgttgggttggcgtatttcgagattaggatttgtcactccgattgtcggagaggtatctctgggccctctcggtaatgcacatcactataagccttgcaagcaatgtagctaatgagttagttacggaatgatgcattacgtaatgagtaaagagacttgccggtaacgagattgaactaggtattgagataccgatgatcaaatctcgggcaagtaacataccgatgacaaagggaacaacgtatgttgttatgcggtttgaccgataaagatttttgtagaatatgtgggagccaatatgagcatccaggttccgctattggttatttaccggagacatgtatcggtcatgtctacattgttctcgaacccgtagggtccgcacgcttaaggtttcgatgacagttatattatgagtttatgagttttgatgtaccgaaggagttcggagtcccggatgagatcggggacatgacgacgagtctcgaaatggtcgagacgtaaagatcgatatattggacgactatattcggacttcggaaaggttccgagtgattcggatatttttcggagtaccggagagttacgggaattcgccggggagtatatgagccttattgggccatacgggaatagaggagagaggccgaaaggaaggaggcgcgcagcccccctctggtccgaattggataagggatgcagcccccttttccttcctcctctccccctctttccccttctcctactccaacaaggaaggagagagtcctactcccggtgggagtaggactccccttggcgcgcctcctcctaggccggccgccccctcccccttgctcctttatatacggggacatggGGCACCTCTAGGCAGGACAACAAttaatctcttgatctcttagccgtgtgcggtgcccccctccatcatagtccacctcgataatattgtagcggtgcttaggcgaagccctgcaacgatagaacatcaagattgtcaccacgccatcgtgctgacagaactctccctcgacactcggctggatcggagtccggggatcgtcatcgagctgaacatgtgcagaactcggaggtgccatacgttcggtgcttggatcggtcggatcgtgaagacgtacgactacatcaaccgcgttgtcataacacttccgcttccagtctacgagggtacgtggacat encodes:
- the LOC119319641 gene encoding protein Rf1, mitochondrial-like, whose protein sequence is MSLIHLHLHRRLFSSTARPSRPSRAWSPHAAFAAATERVRAGNFSWEDAHNLFDELLRRATPVPKRSLDGFLAALARAHASEACRDGPALALALFNLVCRDESGARVAPPTIFSYGILMNCCCRAHCPDLGLAFFGRLLRTGLKADLIVANTLLKCLCHAKRTDEAVNVLLHRMSKLGCVPDTFSYNIVLKSLCDNGMSQQALDLLHMMAKEGGGCPPDVVAYSTVIHGFFKEGETGKACNLFHEMMHQGVEPNVWTYSSIIDALCKARAMDKTELVLQQMVNKGVQPDNVTYNCMIHGYSTSGRWKEAVKLFREMKSRGLIPDISTCNSLMTYLCKHGRSKEGAEFFDAMTAKGHRDVISYCILLHGYANEGCFADMIDLFNSMERNGIAANCYVFNILINGYAKCGMTDEAMLIFTEMWEKGVSPNVVTYSTVIAALSRMGRLTDSMDKFNQMIAMGIQPNTAVYHSLIQGCLMHGGLVKAKELMFDMMNKGIPRPNIVFFSSVINSLCKEGRVMDAHAVFDLAIGIGERPDVITFNSLIDGYCLVGKMDTAFKILDVMESVGVEPDVVTYSALLDGYFKNRRIDDALTFFREMPCKRIKPNTVTYGIMLGGLFRAGRTVAAMKMFHEMIESGATVRISTYNIILGGLCQTNCVDEAIALFQKLRAMNVKFNIETLNTMINAMYKVQRKEEAKDLFAAIPASGLVPNESTYAVMIRNLLKDGAVEDADNMFSSMDNSGIVPSSRLINDIIRMLLEKGEIAKAGNYLSKVDGKSISLEASTTSLMLSLFSRKGKHLEDIKLLPAKYQFFDGFG